The following are from one region of the Paenibacillus sp. genome:
- a CDS encoding GntR family transcriptional regulator: MSPYPFKKPKASLLREQISDEIRQAILTGLIKPGDKLRELDIAEQMGVSRSSVREALLLLKQEGLVVTRPYKDTVVVQYSAKEIVEVLLPVRLTIELYAVRHGLPNMTEQDAAAFAGYTDKMKDALKHGKQEAKKIILENDIAFHNHLVKLCDSDNIHTIWAGIVNPIRLHFVERGKYDDYLTEIQHAEHRQLLDLFLGGDIEKIQEVLREHITGEYAAKRYNIDLI; the protein is encoded by the coding sequence CGAAAGCTTCCCTCTTGCGCGAACAAATTTCCGACGAAATTCGCCAAGCGATTTTGACTGGTCTCATCAAGCCGGGAGATAAATTGCGCGAGCTCGACATCGCGGAACAAATGGGCGTCAGCCGAAGCTCGGTTCGCGAGGCGCTTCTCTTGTTGAAGCAAGAGGGCCTGGTCGTCACGCGCCCGTATAAAGACACCGTCGTCGTGCAATATTCGGCGAAGGAAATCGTGGAGGTGCTCTTGCCGGTTCGGCTGACGATCGAGCTGTACGCCGTACGCCACGGGCTGCCGAATATGACGGAGCAGGACGCAGCCGCTTTTGCCGGCTATACCGACAAGATGAAGGATGCTTTGAAGCACGGAAAACAAGAGGCGAAGAAAATCATCCTGGAAAACGATATCGCGTTCCATAACCATTTGGTCAAGCTGTGCGATTCCGACAATATCCATACGATCTGGGCGGGCATCGTGAATCCGATTCGATTGCACTTTGTCGAACGAGGGAAATACGACGATTATTTGACCGAAATTCAGCACGCCGAACATCGGCAACTGCTGGATTTGTTTTTAGGAGGGGATATTGAAAAGATTCAAGAGGTGCTGAGGGAGCATATTACCGGGGAATATGCGGCGAAGCGGTACAACATCGACTTGATATAA